A region of the Caviibacter abscessus genome:
ATATTCTGTATTACCGTTTTGTGTAACTTCTATTTGTTCTTTTGTTAATCCTTTTAAATTTTTTGGATATCTATCTTTATCAATTATTACCTGACCTGCTTTACTTAGATCAATATGACAATATCCATTTGGATTTTTCTTTAAATAATCTTGATGATACTCTTCAGCCACAATAAAATTATTTAATTTTAAATTTTCAACTACTACTTTTGCATCAAATTTCTTTTGTAAATTATTAAGTGCTTTTGTAATTACTTCTCTATCTTCATCATTTACATAATAAATTCCTGTTCTATACTGTGTTCCTACATCATTTCCTTGTTTATTTACACTAGTTGGATTTATTATAGTAAAATATTGTTGTAATAATGTTTCAAGATCTGTTTTACTTGCATCATAAGTAACTTCAACAGTTTCAGCATGTCCTGTTTGTGAGATATAATTGTAACTTGTATCTTTCGTTTTTCCATTTGCATAACCTGAAATGGCATTTACTACTCCTGGTGTTCTTTCAAAAAACTCTTCTACTCCCCAAAAACAACC
Encoded here:
- the msrB gene encoding peptide-methionine (R)-S-oxide reductase MsrB, translating into MKKMFVLAVVALTAITGFAYKKMQTTSKKTMIVKDKKTNPKNYRKIYLAGGCFWGVEEFFERTPGVVNAISGYANGKTKDTSYNYISQTGHAETVEVTYDASKTDLETLLQQYFTIINPTSVNKQGNDVGTQYRTGIYYVNDEDREVITKALNNLQKKFDAKVVVENLKLNNFIVAEEYHQDYLKKNPNGYCHIDLSKAGQVIIDKDRYPKNLKGLTKEQIEVTQNGNTEYAFSNEYWDNHRPGIYVDIASGEPLFSSADKFDSGCGWPSFTKPIVDYVVTYKDDFSFNMHRTELRSRSADSHLGHVFKDGPADRGGLRYCINSAAIKFIPLDEMEKAGYGYLRHLVEGN